The following coding sequences lie in one Thermus antranikianii DSM 12462 genomic window:
- the upp gene encoding uracil phosphoribosyltransferase has product MRITLVDHPLVQHKLAHLRDKRTGAKDFRELAEEVSLLMAYEAMRDLELTETTVETPVAPARVKVLSGKKLALVAILRAGLVMVEGILKLVPHARVGHIGLYRDPESLKPVQYYAKLPPDIHERRVFLLDPMLATGGSASHALTLLKEKGATGIKLMCLIAAPEGLERIAQDHPDTEVVVAAIDERLNDHGYIVPGLGDAGDRIYGTK; this is encoded by the coding sequence ATGAGGATCACCCTGGTGGACCATCCCTTGGTCCAGCACAAGCTGGCCCACCTCCGGGATAAACGCACGGGCGCCAAGGACTTTCGCGAGCTGGCGGAGGAGGTATCCCTCCTCATGGCTTACGAAGCCATGAGGGACCTGGAACTTACGGAAACCACCGTGGAAACCCCCGTGGCCCCCGCCCGGGTCAAGGTGCTTTCCGGCAAGAAGCTGGCCCTGGTGGCTATCTTGCGGGCTGGATTGGTCATGGTGGAGGGCATCCTCAAGCTGGTGCCCCATGCCCGCGTGGGGCACATCGGCCTCTACCGGGACCCCGAGTCCCTAAAGCCCGTTCAGTACTACGCCAAGCTACCCCCGGATATCCACGAGCGCCGGGTCTTCCTCCTGGACCCCATGCTGGCCACGGGCGGGAGCGCCAGCCACGCCCTTACCCTTCTTAAGGAGAAGGGGGCCACGGGGATCAAGCTCATGTGCCTCATCGCCGCCCCCGAGGGCCTGGAGCGCATCGCCCAGGACCATCCCGACACCGAGGTGGTGGTGGCGGCCATCGACGAGCGCCTGAACGACCACGGTTACATCGTTCCCGGCCTGGGGGACGCCGGGGACCGGATCTACGGGACCAAATGA
- a CDS encoding nucleotidyltransferase domain-containing protein, producing the protein MEYPELAPVLEAILKTVPAQKIILFGSRARGEAHPESDYDLLIVVPPEYKTMRVWKDLYLAASKAQKGFSLDLVLATEEDLARYRDAWMTIYPEALKEGRVLYAA; encoded by the coding sequence GTGGAGTACCCGGAGCTGGCCCCGGTCCTCGAGGCCATCCTCAAAACCGTCCCGGCCCAGAAGATCATCCTCTTCGGCAGCCGGGCCCGGGGAGAGGCCCACCCGGAAAGCGACTACGACCTCCTCATCGTGGTGCCCCCAGAGTATAAGACCATGCGGGTGTGGAAAGACCTGTACCTGGCCGCCAGCAAGGCCCAAAAAGGCTTCAGCCTGGACCTGGTCTTGGCCACTGAGGAGGATCTGGCCAGGTACCGGGACGCCTGGATGACCATCTACCCGGAGGCGCTAAAGGAGGGCCGGGTGCTCTATGCCGCGTGA
- a CDS encoding glycerate kinase type-2 family protein has product MSPLLEATFRQALEEAHPYRLTLRALPKARPHLILAVGKGASWMLKAALDRYGEVPYHLTLPKGQDALGLRAVFAGHPLPDGESLRAAQEVLELLKGLSPKARVLALVSGGGSALWCLPLGISLEAKRALTEALLKSGASIREINAVRKHLSQVKGGRLLKATQARLHVLLLSDVPGDDPGVIASGPFHPDSSTYLEALAVLDRYGLAFPEARRVLEEGLRGRFPETLKPQDPALKRLSYRIVGRNLDLLKAAQGFLRRQGYRAVILSDRFGGEARALARFHAELVETLRAHGLPFKKPLFLLSGGEAQVQVRGKGRGGRNLEFLLALYAHLQTPLYALAADSDGLDGPSEAAGALLTPEVWNLGLDPRPFLEANDSYGFFEQAGTLLKTGPTGTNLNDFRLLFVD; this is encoded by the coding sequence ATGAGCCCTCTCCTAGAAGCCACCTTCCGCCAGGCCCTCGAGGAAGCCCACCCCTACCGCCTCACCCTTAGGGCCCTTCCCAAGGCCAGGCCCCACCTGATCCTGGCAGTGGGCAAGGGAGCCTCTTGGATGCTAAAGGCGGCCTTGGATCGCTATGGGGAGGTACCCTACCACCTCACCCTGCCCAAGGGGCAGGATGCCTTGGGGCTACGAGCGGTCTTCGCCGGCCATCCCTTGCCCGATGGGGAAAGCCTAAGGGCGGCCCAGGAGGTCCTGGAACTCCTCAAGGGGCTTTCCCCCAAGGCGCGGGTTTTAGCCCTGGTTTCGGGCGGGGGAAGCGCCCTTTGGTGCCTGCCCCTGGGGATCTCCTTGGAGGCGAAGCGGGCCCTCACGGAGGCCCTCCTGAAAAGCGGGGCCAGCATTAGGGAAATCAACGCCGTGCGCAAGCATCTCTCCCAGGTGAAGGGGGGAAGGCTTCTAAAGGCCACCCAAGCCCGGCTTCACGTGCTTCTCCTCTCCGACGTGCCAGGCGATGACCCCGGGGTTATCGCCTCGGGACCCTTCCATCCCGATTCCAGCACCTACCTCGAGGCCCTGGCCGTCCTGGACCGGTATGGCCTGGCCTTTCCCGAAGCCAGGCGGGTGTTGGAAGAAGGACTAAGGGGCCGGTTCCCCGAAACCCTGAAGCCCCAAGACCCCGCCCTAAAACGGCTGTCCTACCGGATCGTCGGGCGCAACCTGGACCTCCTAAAGGCCGCCCAAGGGTTCTTAAGGCGGCAAGGCTACCGGGCGGTGATCCTCTCGGACCGCTTCGGCGGCGAGGCCCGGGCCCTGGCCCGCTTCCATGCGGAGCTGGTGGAAACCCTCCGCGCCCATGGCCTTCCCTTCAAAAAGCCCCTTTTCCTCCTCTCCGGGGGGGAAGCCCAGGTACAGGTGAGGGGGAAGGGTAGGGGGGGCCGGAACCTGGAGTTCCTCCTCGCCCTCTACGCCCACCTCCAAACCCCCCTTTACGCCTTGGCCGCGGATTCCGACGGGCTGGATGGACCCTCAGAAGCGGCGGGAGCCCTCCTCACCCCGGAGGTCTGGAACCTGGGGCTGGACCCAAGGCCCTTCTTGGAAGCCAACGACAGCTACGGCTTCTTTGAACAGGCGGGAACCCTCCTAAAAACCGGGCCTACCGGCACCAACCTCAACGACTTCCGCCTCCTCTTTGTAGACTGA
- a CDS encoding HEPN domain-containing protein: MPREASDPWTWLTRAKSNLARARLGRTSPEVAWEDPCFDAQQAAEKALKALLIALGIPFPKTHDLARLLELIRPHLPVPVELEALARLNPFAVAGRYPGDLPEATEEDWKEALLLAEQAVAWAERVLAGD; encoded by the coding sequence ATGCCGCGTGAGGCCTCGGACCCCTGGACCTGGCTTACCCGGGCCAAGAGCAACCTGGCCAGGGCCCGCCTCGGGCGGACCAGCCCGGAGGTGGCCTGGGAAGACCCTTGCTTTGACGCCCAGCAAGCTGCGGAAAAGGCCCTCAAAGCCCTCCTCATCGCCCTTGGCATCCCTTTTCCCAAAACCCACGACCTGGCACGGCTTTTGGAGCTGATCCGTCCCCATCTCCCCGTGCCCGTGGAGCTAGAAGCCCTGGCCCGGCTTAACCCCTTCGCCGTGGCGGGCCGCTACCCAGGGGACCTCCCTGAGGCCACGGAAGAGGACTGGAAAGAGGCTCTTCTTCTAGCCGAGCAGGCCGTGGCCTGGGCAGAAAGGGTCTTGGCTGGCGATTGA
- a CDS encoding NADH-quinone oxidoreductase subunit 15, producing MSASHERELYEAWVELLSWMREYAREKGVRFEKEADFPDFIYRMERPYDLPTTIMTASLSDALGEPFLLADVSPRHAKLKRIGIRLPRAHIHLHAHYEPGKGLVTGKIPLTKERFFALADRAREALAFA from the coding sequence ATGAGCGCCTCGCATGAACGGGAACTCTATGAGGCCTGGGTGGAGCTCCTTTCCTGGATGCGGGAATATGCCAGAGAGAAGGGGGTCCGGTTCGAGAAGGAGGCGGACTTCCCCGATTTCATCTACCGCATGGAGCGCCCTTATGACCTTCCCACCACCATCATGACCGCTTCCCTTTCCGATGCCTTGGGGGAGCCCTTCCTTCTTGCGGACGTCTCTCCCCGGCACGCCAAGTTGAAACGCATCGGCATCCGCCTTCCCCGGGCCCACATCCATCTGCACGCCCACTACGAGCCAGGGAAGGGCTTGGTGACGGGGAAAATCCCCCTTACCAAGGAGCGCTTCTTCGCTCTGGCCGACCGGGCGCGGGAGGCCTTGGCCTTCGCCTAG
- a CDS encoding radical SAM protein produces the protein MELLRPETTVLSLGDRVLSFDREGQPYHYFRQGLTYKRALDGSLHLRYREGERRRRRLEKAEALEVYREILGIAEAHLKDPGRREEVLRWTPEALSDPTPYRRAYAWPVSILPPDAYLSVVLQATTGCTWNRCAFCSFYQDRPFQKRSPDAFREHVERVLELLGRGRLLRRGVFLGDGNALALGEPLLPLLEEVRRAFPGEPILGFLDLFTGLKKEATWWERLRALGLRRVYIGLETGHPPLLALLNKPGHPREALPLVNALKEAGLSLGVILMVGAGGLAYAEAHRRESLALLAELPLGKEDVVYLSPFQEEPGTPYALLGLKPLPDVEAELAAWARELRRLGLRVARYDIREFLY, from the coding sequence GTGGAGCTTTTGCGGCCGGAGACCACGGTTCTCTCCCTGGGGGACAGGGTCCTCTCCTTCGACCGGGAGGGACAGCCTTACCACTACTTCCGCCAGGGGCTCACCTACAAGCGGGCCTTGGACGGAAGCCTGCACCTGCGCTACCGCGAGGGGGAGAGGAGGAGGCGACGCCTAGAGAAGGCGGAGGCCCTGGAGGTCTACCGCGAGATCCTGGGCATAGCGGAGGCCCATCTCAAGGATCCCGGACGCCGGGAAGAGGTGCTTCGCTGGACCCCGGAGGCCCTTTCCGACCCCACCCCTTATCGCCGGGCCTACGCCTGGCCCGTGAGCATTCTCCCTCCGGATGCCTACCTTTCCGTGGTCCTTCAGGCCACCACGGGATGCACCTGGAACCGGTGCGCCTTCTGCTCCTTCTACCAGGACCGCCCCTTTCAGAAGCGCAGTCCCGATGCCTTCCGGGAGCATGTGGAACGGGTTTTGGAGCTTTTGGGAAGGGGAAGGCTTTTAAGGAGGGGGGTTTTTCTGGGAGATGGCAACGCCTTGGCCCTGGGCGAGCCCCTTCTTCCCCTACTGGAAGAGGTTCGGCGGGCCTTTCCCGGGGAGCCCATCCTGGGCTTTTTGGACCTCTTTACCGGGTTGAAGAAGGAGGCTACTTGGTGGGAAAGGCTTAGGGCCTTGGGGCTTAGACGGGTTTACATTGGCCTCGAGACCGGGCATCCCCCGTTGCTTGCCCTCCTAAACAAGCCCGGGCACCCCCGGGAGGCCTTACCCCTGGTGAACGCTTTGAAGGAAGCGGGGCTTTCCTTGGGGGTAATCCTCATGGTGGGGGCTGGGGGCCTAGCCTACGCTGAGGCCCACCGCCGGGAGAGCCTGGCCCTTTTGGCCGAGCTCCCCTTGGGGAAAGAGGATGTGGTTTACCTATCCCCTTTCCAGGAGGAGCCGGGTACCCCCTACGCCCTCCTGGGCCTAAAGCCTCTTCCCGATGTGGAGGCGGAGCTTGCTGCTTGGGCCAGGGAACTCCGCCGCTTGGGCCTGCGGGTGGCCCGGTACGACATCCGGGAGTTCCTCTATTAG
- a CDS encoding phosphotransferase, whose product MVLSALKGLLSPDTLSRLTPLGGFEARVYTDGERVYKVYRPGEAHLAALEAERMARAGLGSFVLGVAEVEGQGVLVIRHFPGKPFSPEAFTSKALAALSHLFLSLHRLPEPGYVEREELSERLERFAESLGSVPEALSLIKALMREVAWVAGVEKRFCHRDAWAGNLLLKTQENPSHDDPEVLLVDWVRSGGDDPARDLALLKTGSLDLLGEKRAREALFRLVQFYPKEVRERLAFYVPLTYLHDLHWFRTKKPEGFLEALADKLPRALSFFQDCFPLRNRAC is encoded by the coding sequence GTGGTGCTCTCGGCCCTGAAGGGCCTCCTCTCCCCCGATACCCTCTCTCGCCTTACCCCCCTGGGCGGCTTTGAAGCCCGGGTGTACACGGATGGGGAAAGGGTCTACAAGGTATACCGGCCTGGCGAGGCCCACCTGGCGGCCCTCGAGGCCGAGAGGATGGCCCGCGCCGGCTTGGGAAGCTTCGTCCTGGGGGTGGCCGAGGTGGAGGGACAAGGGGTCCTGGTCATCCGCCATTTTCCCGGAAAACCCTTCAGCCCCGAAGCCTTCACCTCCAAGGCCCTCGCCGCCCTCTCCCACCTCTTCCTCTCCCTCCACCGCCTCCCCGAGCCGGGGTATGTGGAGCGGGAAGAGCTTTCGGAGAGGCTAGAGCGCTTCGCTGAAAGCCTGGGCTCCGTGCCCGAGGCCTTAAGCCTCATCAAGGCCCTTATGCGGGAGGTCGCCTGGGTGGCGGGGGTGGAGAAGCGCTTCTGCCATCGGGACGCCTGGGCGGGGAACCTCCTGCTTAAAACCCAGGAAAACCCCTCCCACGACGACCCCGAGGTGCTCCTGGTGGACTGGGTCCGTTCCGGAGGCGACGATCCCGCCCGGGACCTTGCCCTCCTCAAGACGGGAAGCCTGGACCTCTTGGGGGAAAAAAGGGCCCGGGAGGCCCTTTTCCGCCTGGTGCAGTTCTACCCCAAAGAGGTGCGGGAGCGCCTGGCCTTTTACGTGCCCCTCACCTATCTCCACGACCTCCACTGGTTCCGCACGAAGAAGCCCGAGGGCTTCCTCGAGGCCCTGGCGGACAAGCTCCCCCGAGCTCTGAGCTTCTTCCAAGACTGCTTTCCCCTGAGAAACCGGGCGTGTTAG
- the hemW gene encoding radical SAM family heme chaperone HemW, translated as MASLYLHVPFCPTLCPYCDFHVVRRGPGWVEAYLKRLKEEAQRLYEIHPEPLKTLYLGGGTPSFLRDRELIALFQALPWRLEADAEVTLEANPGTLNRERMALLKDLGVNRLSLGVQSFQEAVLRFLGRAHGRRGALKAVEMALEGGFRVSLDLILGLPMQEVEKDLKEAASLGVGHVSAYTLQVEKGTPFALSGLKEDPEREAWAMGKAEEILEGAGLVRYEISNFARPGEEARHNLAYWRNGFWLALGPSAAGQYPGTGPVYAFRRTNPPLPRWLLGEPPQEEAISPLEHAKESLMLGLRLKEGVDVEAVERRTGLSLWPSLKPAAISLAEAGFLEVEGLRLKPTRRAFPLLHPVVLKLWEALEG; from the coding sequence ATGGCTAGCCTCTACCTCCACGTTCCCTTCTGCCCCACCCTCTGCCCCTACTGCGACTTCCACGTGGTGCGCCGGGGCCCAGGGTGGGTGGAAGCCTACCTGAAACGCCTTAAGGAGGAAGCCCAAAGGCTTTACGAGATCCACCCTGAGCCCCTAAAGACCCTCTACCTGGGCGGGGGTACCCCGAGCTTTCTCCGGGACCGGGAACTCATCGCCCTCTTCCAAGCCCTTCCCTGGAGGCTGGAAGCGGATGCGGAGGTGACCCTCGAGGCCAACCCCGGCACCTTGAACCGGGAACGGATGGCCCTTCTCAAGGACCTCGGGGTGAACCGCCTCTCCTTAGGGGTCCAGAGCTTCCAGGAAGCGGTGCTGCGGTTCCTGGGCCGGGCCCATGGACGAAGGGGCGCCTTGAAGGCCGTGGAGATGGCCTTGGAAGGGGGCTTCCGGGTTTCCCTGGATCTCATCCTGGGCCTGCCCATGCAGGAGGTGGAGAAGGACCTAAAGGAGGCCGCCTCCCTAGGAGTGGGGCACGTATCCGCCTACACCCTGCAGGTGGAAAAGGGTACCCCCTTCGCCCTTTCGGGCCTGAAGGAGGATCCGGAAAGGGAAGCCTGGGCCATGGGGAAGGCGGAGGAGATCCTGGAGGGTGCCGGTCTTGTGCGCTACGAGATATCCAACTTCGCAAGGCCCGGCGAGGAGGCCCGCCACAACCTGGCCTACTGGCGGAATGGTTTTTGGCTGGCCCTGGGTCCCAGTGCCGCAGGCCAGTACCCGGGCACGGGGCCGGTTTACGCCTTCCGCCGTACCAACCCTCCCCTCCCCCGCTGGCTCCTGGGGGAACCCCCTCAGGAGGAGGCCATCTCCCCCTTAGAACACGCCAAGGAAAGCCTGATGCTGGGCCTGCGCCTGAAGGAGGGGGTGGATGTGGAGGCCGTGGAGAGGAGAACGGGCCTAAGCCTTTGGCCTAGTCTAAAGCCTGCCGCTATATCCCTGGCGGAAGCGGGCTTTTTGGAAGTGGAAGGCCTCCGCCTCAAGCCCACCCGCCGGGCTTTTCCCCTCCTCCATCCGGTGGTCCTGAAGTTATGGGAGGCCCTCGAGGGCTAG